The following are from one region of the Silurus meridionalis isolate SWU-2019-XX chromosome 25, ASM1480568v1, whole genome shotgun sequence genome:
- the wasf3a gene encoding wiskott-Aldrich syndrome protein family member 3 isoform X2, with translation MLNIRAFYFLCVHRCVCKRESERERERERENGRARRRDKAMPLVKRNIKPHHVCRVAVPESVGCELECVTNNTLSAIIQQLSSLSKQAEDVFGELFNEANTFYVRANSLQDRIDRLAVKVTQLDSTVEEVSLQDVNMWKAFRSSTVEDQQVMSRFSIPNPVAEMYNSCEKPPALSVLSNYREDHVDGIKFYTDPSYFFDLWKEKMLQDTEDKRKERRRQREQSGVDDGVLQREVRKVRKVRNRRQEWNVMAFDKELRPDHNVQQGVLSDSSLSPEARPNIPGHTHFLPNHLSDSFEGAEHEYQSIGGAVGVADSSIPAGHGSNLSSSLNILAGGGVNGDITLPPVDYGLMDYYASPSPLLPPPASIIPSSHSTFATLLTPSAQPGPSSSALSYPLPPVPLPGPLLTPPPPGPPPPPVPPVLSHLMRTGEGRSQDSQPITDGRSDLLTAIRMGIQLKKVQEQRALRECSENDVASILSRRIAVEYSESEDESELDVNEWSD, from the exons atgttgaaTATTAGAGCATTTTATTTCCT GTGTGtccacaggtgtgtgtgtaaaagagagagcgagagagagagagagagagagagagaaaacgggAGAGCGAGAAGGAGAGACAAAGCTATGCCACTGGTGAAGAGGAACATTAAGCCCCATCATGTGTGTCGTGTTGCTGTACCTGAGAGTGTCGGCTGTGAGCTGGAGTGTGTAACAAACAACACACTGTCTGCCATTATTCAACAACTCAGCAGCCTca GTAAGCAAGCGGAGGACGTGTTCGGTGAACTTTTCAATGAAGCAAACACTTTTTATGTTCGTGCGAACTCTCTGCAGGACCGAATCGACCGCCTCGCTGTCAAAGTCACACAACTGGACTCCACTGTGGAGGAAG TGTCTCTGCAGGACGTGAACATGTGGAAGGCCTTCAGAAGCTCTACAGTGGAGGATCAGCAGGTCATGTCTCGATTCAGCATCCCTAACCCTGTAGCTGAGATGTACAACAGCTGTGAGAAACCTCCAGCTCTCAGTGTTCTCTCCAACTACAG AGAGGATCATGTGGACGGAATAAAGTTCTACACGGATCCGTCTTATTTTTTCGACCtctggaaggaaaaaatgcttCAGGACACCGAGGACAagaggaaagagaggaggagaCAAAGA GAGCAGAGTGGTGTAGATGATGGAGTGTTACAGCGTGAGGTCCGGAAGGTGCGTAAAGTGCGGAATCGTCGTCAGGAATGGAATGTGATGGCGTTTGATAAAGAGCTGCGTCCTGATCACAATGTCCAACAGGGGGTGCTGTCTGATAGCTCACTGTCTCCTGAGGCCAG ACCAAACATtccaggccacacccactttctGCCCAACCACCTGTCTGATTCCTTTGAAGGGGCGGAGCATGAGTACCAAAGCATTGGTGGAGCAGTGGGTGTGGCTGACAGCAGCATTCCTGCTGGACATGGATCAAATCTGTCCTCCTCTCTGAACATACTCGCAGGGGGTGGAGTTAATGGTGACATCACACTTCCACCTGTAGATTATGG tttgaTGGATTATTATGCCAGTCCCAGTCCTCTTCTCCCTCCTCCAGCTTCCATCATACCCTCATCACACAGCACTTTTGCCACGCTCTTAACACCTTCAGCCCAACCTGGACCATCCAGCTCTGCTTTATCTTATCCCCTCCCACCTGTTCCACTTCCTGGGCCACTTCTAACCCCGcctcctccaggacctccacctccacctgtACCTCCTGTTTTGTCTCACTTGATGCGAACAGGGGAGGGGCGGAGCCAGGattctcagccaatcacagatgGACGCAGTGACTTGCTGACGGCTATACGaatgg GTATCCAGTTAAAGAAGGTTCAGGAGCAGAGAGCCTTGAGGGAATGTTCAGAAAATGACGTGGCCTCCATCCTGTCCAGGCGTATCGCGGTTGAGTACAGCGAGTCTGAGGACGAGTCTGAGCTGGACGTCAACGAGTGGTCTGACTga
- the wasf3a gene encoding wiskott-Aldrich syndrome protein family member 3 isoform X1, giving the protein MLNIRAFYFLCVHRCVCKRESERERERERENGRARRRDKAMPLVKRNIKPHHVCRVAVPESVGCELECVTNNTLSAIIQQLSSLSKQAEDVFGELFNEANTFYVRANSLQDRIDRLAVKVTQLDSTVEEVSLQDVNMWKAFRSSTVEDQQVMSRFSIPNPVAEMYNSCEKPPALSVLSNYREDHVDGIKFYTDPSYFFDLWKEKMLQDTEDKRKERRRQREQSGVDDGVLQREVRKVRKVRNRRQEWNVMAFDKELRPDHNVQQGVLSDSSLSPEASRPNIPGHTHFLPNHLSDSFEGAEHEYQSIGGAVGVADSSIPAGHGSNLSSSLNILAGGGVNGDITLPPVDYGLMDYYASPSPLLPPPASIIPSSHSTFATLLTPSAQPGPSSSALSYPLPPVPLPGPLLTPPPPGPPPPPVPPVLSHLMRTGEGRSQDSQPITDGRSDLLTAIRMGIQLKKVQEQRALRECSENDVASILSRRIAVEYSESEDESELDVNEWSD; this is encoded by the exons atgttgaaTATTAGAGCATTTTATTTCCT GTGTGtccacaggtgtgtgtgtaaaagagagagcgagagagagagagagagagagagagaaaacgggAGAGCGAGAAGGAGAGACAAAGCTATGCCACTGGTGAAGAGGAACATTAAGCCCCATCATGTGTGTCGTGTTGCTGTACCTGAGAGTGTCGGCTGTGAGCTGGAGTGTGTAACAAACAACACACTGTCTGCCATTATTCAACAACTCAGCAGCCTca GTAAGCAAGCGGAGGACGTGTTCGGTGAACTTTTCAATGAAGCAAACACTTTTTATGTTCGTGCGAACTCTCTGCAGGACCGAATCGACCGCCTCGCTGTCAAAGTCACACAACTGGACTCCACTGTGGAGGAAG TGTCTCTGCAGGACGTGAACATGTGGAAGGCCTTCAGAAGCTCTACAGTGGAGGATCAGCAGGTCATGTCTCGATTCAGCATCCCTAACCCTGTAGCTGAGATGTACAACAGCTGTGAGAAACCTCCAGCTCTCAGTGTTCTCTCCAACTACAG AGAGGATCATGTGGACGGAATAAAGTTCTACACGGATCCGTCTTATTTTTTCGACCtctggaaggaaaaaatgcttCAGGACACCGAGGACAagaggaaagagaggaggagaCAAAGA GAGCAGAGTGGTGTAGATGATGGAGTGTTACAGCGTGAGGTCCGGAAGGTGCGTAAAGTGCGGAATCGTCGTCAGGAATGGAATGTGATGGCGTTTGATAAAGAGCTGCGTCCTGATCACAATGTCCAACAGGGGGTGCTGTCTGATAGCTCACTGTCTCCTGAGGCCAG CAGACCAAACATtccaggccacacccactttctGCCCAACCACCTGTCTGATTCCTTTGAAGGGGCGGAGCATGAGTACCAAAGCATTGGTGGAGCAGTGGGTGTGGCTGACAGCAGCATTCCTGCTGGACATGGATCAAATCTGTCCTCCTCTCTGAACATACTCGCAGGGGGTGGAGTTAATGGTGACATCACACTTCCACCTGTAGATTATGG tttgaTGGATTATTATGCCAGTCCCAGTCCTCTTCTCCCTCCTCCAGCTTCCATCATACCCTCATCACACAGCACTTTTGCCACGCTCTTAACACCTTCAGCCCAACCTGGACCATCCAGCTCTGCTTTATCTTATCCCCTCCCACCTGTTCCACTTCCTGGGCCACTTCTAACCCCGcctcctccaggacctccacctccacctgtACCTCCTGTTTTGTCTCACTTGATGCGAACAGGGGAGGGGCGGAGCCAGGattctcagccaatcacagatgGACGCAGTGACTTGCTGACGGCTATACGaatgg GTATCCAGTTAAAGAAGGTTCAGGAGCAGAGAGCCTTGAGGGAATGTTCAGAAAATGACGTGGCCTCCATCCTGTCCAGGCGTATCGCGGTTGAGTACAGCGAGTCTGAGGACGAGTCTGAGCTGGACGTCAACGAGTGGTCTGACTga
- the wasf3a gene encoding wiskott-Aldrich syndrome protein family member 3 isoform X3, translating into MPLVKRNIKPHHVCRVAVPESVGCELECVTNNTLSAIIQQLSSLSKQAEDVFGELFNEANTFYVRANSLQDRIDRLAVKVTQLDSTVEEVSLQDVNMWKAFRSSTVEDQQVMSRFSIPNPVAEMYNSCEKPPALSVLSNYREDHVDGIKFYTDPSYFFDLWKEKMLQDTEDKRKERRRQREQSGVDDGVLQREVRKVRKVRNRRQEWNVMAFDKELRPDHNVQQGVLSDSSLSPEASRPNIPGHTHFLPNHLSDSFEGAEHEYQSIGGAVGVADSSIPAGHGSNLSSSLNILAGGGVNGDITLPPVDYGLMDYYASPSPLLPPPASIIPSSHSTFATLLTPSAQPGPSSSALSYPLPPVPLPGPLLTPPPPGPPPPPVPPVLSHLMRTGEGRSQDSQPITDGRSDLLTAIRMGIQLKKVQEQRALRECSENDVASILSRRIAVEYSESEDESELDVNEWSD; encoded by the exons ATGCCACTGGTGAAGAGGAACATTAAGCCCCATCATGTGTGTCGTGTTGCTGTACCTGAGAGTGTCGGCTGTGAGCTGGAGTGTGTAACAAACAACACACTGTCTGCCATTATTCAACAACTCAGCAGCCTca GTAAGCAAGCGGAGGACGTGTTCGGTGAACTTTTCAATGAAGCAAACACTTTTTATGTTCGTGCGAACTCTCTGCAGGACCGAATCGACCGCCTCGCTGTCAAAGTCACACAACTGGACTCCACTGTGGAGGAAG TGTCTCTGCAGGACGTGAACATGTGGAAGGCCTTCAGAAGCTCTACAGTGGAGGATCAGCAGGTCATGTCTCGATTCAGCATCCCTAACCCTGTAGCTGAGATGTACAACAGCTGTGAGAAACCTCCAGCTCTCAGTGTTCTCTCCAACTACAG AGAGGATCATGTGGACGGAATAAAGTTCTACACGGATCCGTCTTATTTTTTCGACCtctggaaggaaaaaatgcttCAGGACACCGAGGACAagaggaaagagaggaggagaCAAAGA GAGCAGAGTGGTGTAGATGATGGAGTGTTACAGCGTGAGGTCCGGAAGGTGCGTAAAGTGCGGAATCGTCGTCAGGAATGGAATGTGATGGCGTTTGATAAAGAGCTGCGTCCTGATCACAATGTCCAACAGGGGGTGCTGTCTGATAGCTCACTGTCTCCTGAGGCCAG CAGACCAAACATtccaggccacacccactttctGCCCAACCACCTGTCTGATTCCTTTGAAGGGGCGGAGCATGAGTACCAAAGCATTGGTGGAGCAGTGGGTGTGGCTGACAGCAGCATTCCTGCTGGACATGGATCAAATCTGTCCTCCTCTCTGAACATACTCGCAGGGGGTGGAGTTAATGGTGACATCACACTTCCACCTGTAGATTATGG tttgaTGGATTATTATGCCAGTCCCAGTCCTCTTCTCCCTCCTCCAGCTTCCATCATACCCTCATCACACAGCACTTTTGCCACGCTCTTAACACCTTCAGCCCAACCTGGACCATCCAGCTCTGCTTTATCTTATCCCCTCCCACCTGTTCCACTTCCTGGGCCACTTCTAACCCCGcctcctccaggacctccacctccacctgtACCTCCTGTTTTGTCTCACTTGATGCGAACAGGGGAGGGGCGGAGCCAGGattctcagccaatcacagatgGACGCAGTGACTTGCTGACGGCTATACGaatgg GTATCCAGTTAAAGAAGGTTCAGGAGCAGAGAGCCTTGAGGGAATGTTCAGAAAATGACGTGGCCTCCATCCTGTCCAGGCGTATCGCGGTTGAGTACAGCGAGTCTGAGGACGAGTCTGAGCTGGACGTCAACGAGTGGTCTGACTga